One window of the Eucalyptus grandis isolate ANBG69807.140 chromosome 8, ASM1654582v1, whole genome shotgun sequence genome contains the following:
- the LOC104414403 gene encoding phosphatidate cytidylyltransferase 1, producing the protein MAMQNGSSQTPWVRHRRHSNEDVQEASKANETHLLVNDQNKYRSMLVRAYSSVWMIGGFALIIYMGHLYITAMIVVIQIFMARELFNLLRRAHVDRCLPGFRMLNWHFFFTAMLFVYGRILGQRLVNTVTSDKVLYKLVSKLIKYQMIACYSLYTAGFVWFILTLKKGMYKYQFGQYAWTHMILIVVFTQSAFTVANIFEGVFWFLLPATLIVINDIAAYFFGFFFGRTPLIKLSPKKTWEGFIGASFTTMISAFVLANIMGRFQWLTCPRKDLSTSWLQCDPGPLFRPEYYTVPKWFPEWFPWKEMAIMPVQWHALCLGLFASIIAPFGGFFASGFKRAFKIKDFGDSIPGHGGITDRMDCQMVMAVFAYIYHQSFVVGQNLMVETILEQILMNLTLDEQQTLYMKLGQILNERMTAQS; encoded by the exons ATGGCTATGCAGAATGGCAGTTCTCAAACACCTTGGGTACGGCATCGTCGACATTCCAATGAG GATGTTCAAGAAGCAAGTAAAGCAAATGAAACCCATTTGCTTGTTAACGATCAAAATAAGTACCGGTCAATGTTGGTCCGGGCATACTCATCCGTTTGGATGATTGGGGGATTTGCATTAATTATTTACATGGGTCACCTATACATCACTGCCATGATTGTCGTTATACAAATTTTTATGGCAAGAGAACTCTTCAATCTACTGAGAAGAGCCCATGTAGATAGATGTCTTCCAGGATTTAGGATGTTGAATTG GCACTTTTTCTTCACGGCTATGTTATTTGTATATGGACGCATTCTCGGCCAACGACTTGTCAACACTGTGACATCAGACAAGGTTTTATATAAGCTTGTCAGCAAACTTATCAAGTATCAGATGATCGCCTGTTATTCCTTGTACACTGCAG GTTTTGTGTGGTTCATCCTTACGTTAAAAAAGGGGATGTACAAGTATCAATTTGGCCAGTACGCTTGGACACACATGATTCTCATTGTGGTGTTTACTCAGTCAGCCTTTACTGTTGCCAACATTTTCGAGGGAGTATTCTG GTTTCTTCTTCCAGCAACACTCATAGTGATCAACGATATTGCCGCTTatttctttggcttcttttttgGAAGAACCCCATTGATCAAATTATCTCCAAAGAAAACTTGGGAGGGATTTATAGGAGCATCTTTTACTACTATGATCTCTGCGTTTGTG CTTGCAAATATTATGGGCCGTTTCCAGTGGCTGACATGTCCAAGGAAG gatttatcaACCAGTTGGCTTCAGTGTGATCCTGGTCCATTATTCAGGCCAGAGTATTACACTGTACCCAAATGGTTTCCTGAATGG TTTCCTTGGAAAGAGATGGCAATAATGCCAGTTCAATGGCATGCTCTCTGTCTTGGTCTTTTCGCATCTATTATAGCACCTTTTGGAGGATTCTTCGCAAGTGGTTTTAAACGTGCTTTTAAGATCAAG GATTTTGGGGACAGTATTCCAGGACATGGTGGTATAACAGATAGAATGGATTGTCAG ATGGTGATGGCTGTGTTTGCATATATCTACCATCAATCATTTGTAGTGGGTCAGAACTTGATGGTCGAAACAATCTTGGAGCAG ATTCTAATGAACCTTACTCTGGACGAGCAGCAAACCCTGTACATGAAGCTTGGGCAAATTCTTAATGAGAGGATGACCGCACAGTCATAA